Within the Candidatus Binatia bacterium genome, the region CGACACGGTGAACTACTGGGTAGGACACATGATTGGCCCGAAAATCTTTCAGCAGAAAAAGATCCGCTTCATGAAGAAGGAGTACCTGGACCGCACTCACGAGTTTTACGAACGGCACGGGGGCAAGACGATCATCTTGGCGCGCTTCATCCCGATCATCCGCACCTTCGCGCCTTTCGTCGCCGGGATCGGCCGCATGACGTACCTGCATTTCATCAGCTACAACGTCGTGGGCGGCATTGCCTGGATCGCCCTCTTCATCTTCGGCGGCTACTTCTTCGGCAACATCGCGGT harbors:
- a CDS encoding DedA family protein, with product MDLIHMFIDYFLHLDRHLSVVIQMYGMWTYLILFLIVFCETGLVVTPILPGDSLLFAAGAFAASGALQVQPLFLLLSIAAIGGDTVNYWVGHMIGPKIFQQKKIRFMKKEYLDRTHEFYERHGGKTIILARFIPIIRTFAPFVAGIGRMTYLHFISYNVVGGIAWIALFIFGGYFFGNIAV